From the Companilactobacillus ginsenosidimutans genome, the window ACTTCCTCGGTTGCTGTTCCCATAACTACAGTTCTTGTAGTATCAGAATAATAATTGTTATAGACAAATCCAAAGTCTAACGTGACAACGTCACCATCTTCAATCACCTTATCTGTAGCATCCCCGTGAGGAAATGACGAACGAACACCAGAGGCAACAATCGTTTCGAAGGAAAGCTTTTGAGCACCTAACTTCTTACCAGTGGCTTCAATTTCGTCAGCCACTTCAACTTCAGTCATCCCCACCTTCATAAAATTAATAATATGGTCATATACTTTATCAGTGATATCGGCAGCTTTTTGAATATAACCAATTTCTTCAGTTGACTTATACATTCTCATCTTTTTAATTACTAAGTTGGCAGAAACTGTTTCCACACCTTTTGCCACAATAGCTTGATAATCCTGAGTTAACAAACTATCTGATTCTATTGCAACCAACTTATATTTGCTGGACAAAAAGTCAGCCAGGCTTTGTTTGTTAATATCGATAACTTCAAATTCTGGCGCTTCGAGCTTGATTTGTTCAAAGAATCTTGCATCAGTTACGATATATTTATTCTCTGCATCAATCACGACAAAACCATCATCGCCAGTGTAGTTGGCAACGTAAAATTGGTCTTCTTTATCTGTAATCAAATATGCATCAACCTTATTTTCATGTAGGTAGTTTTTAATTGTAATTACACGCGAATTGTCCATCCCTAATTCCTCCGTCAAACAATAATCTACTTATTAGATTACACTTTTTCAAAAATTTTGGGCAAAAAAAAGCCCGAGATGGTCTCTCGGGTTTTGTGTATGAGGAGGATCGTTGACCTCTTGAGTTTGTAACCTCAATTAGTCCAGGCCAGTCGCAGTTCCTGAAAAGAACGGTTCATGACATATCAGATATATATTATTTGTTTAAGCGACTGGCCTAATTCGATCTACCAACTAGCTTTACGAACACCAGGAATTTGTCCTGCATGTGCTAAATTTCTAAAGTTGATTCTTGACATACCAAACTTTCTTAAATAAGCGTGTGGTCTGCCATCAATTTTATCACGGTGGTGCAATCTGGTTGGAGATGCATCCCTTGGCAACTTGCTCAATGCATCATAGTCACCATTTTCTTTTAGTTCCTCGCGGAGTGTTGCATATTTTGCAACAGTTTCGTGCAAACGTTTTTCACGTTCAATTTTTGCTTTACGTGCCATTCACGTACCTACTCTTTTCAAATTTTCTACTTCGGGAAGTCGTTTGTTAATAGTAATAATTACTAAGTCTATTGACGAGAATAGCAGGAATTAAATTAAATATCAAGAATTTTGTTCAAAATAAATCAATTATTTTATTCGATATCTCAAAACAGTTTTTAGCTTGTCTTTATCAACACGTCGAGCGTCTGACAAATAAATCTCTCGATGAATTTTTGAAGCTCTCTTCTTATTATTAGCAACAACGAATTCGTCGATTTGTAAAAAGCTTGCCGGCTCTTCATCGTAACTTCCATGGTGAAGAATTTCAGCTGCTTCCATTGCTGGATAAGTCTTAATCTCTAACTCATCAATTAATGAAGGATTTTTCTTTTCCTTGGTAGCTGCAATAGATAATGTTATTAATCCAGCTGGGATAAAGTCAGGAATACGAATCATGATGTCATATTCAAATTCATTTTTATCCAAATGATCTAACTTCTGGCCGGCTGGAGTCAGTGACCAGACACCCTCAAGTGGGGGAACTACATAATCGTCAAACTCAACATCCTTATCCTCGCTGTACTTCTTGTAGTCAAACTTGAGTCCATAGGCAACTGGGTAAAGTGTCTCAATTTTCTCCTTGAAGCCTTCCCCATTTGGATCACCGATTCCATGCAACGAGATGAACTTTTGTTCGGGTACAGAAACGATTACTGGTTTCTGTTTGGGTAAATAAAGATTTCTCTCCTGATTTTTAACGTCATATTTCATTTTACGAGCTCCGTCCATAAATAATGAGTTCCGTACAATACAAATTTAATTGTAATCAAAATGTTCAATTGGTCAATACGGCGGTATTTATCGGTGGATATATATAACGTGTTATTGCAAGAAAATGTGGTTATATATATAATAATCACAGTCAAATACAAATACATTTAGGAATTTGTCGGGGTGATACGATGGAGCTTACGAAGAGACAAAAAGAAATTATTGCGATGACTAAAAAGAATAGTCCTCTCACGAGTGAAAAGATTGCCAACCAATTGAACTTATCTGTCCCAACTATACGAGGTGACCTCAGGTTGCTAACAGCTGTCGGCATCCTCGGGTCACGCCCCAAAGTCGGCTATGAATATACAGGTATGAAAAACGCCCAGATCAGCTACGGTAATTTATACGATAAAAAAATCACTGATATTCTCAAGCGACCTGCCTTCGTAGAGCCCAGCACTTCACTCCAAGAATGCGTCAACAGCCTATTCTTAAGAGATACCGGATCACTCTATGTGATCGACGATAACAAAGATCTGCTCGGATTAATTTCCAGAAAAGATTTATTGGCGGTAACTGTTAATAATGGCGACACTGAATCAATGACTGCAAGTATGGTGATGACACGCATGCCAAATTTGATTACGGTCACTTCTGATATGACTATCATGAAAGTTGGAAAACTATTACTCAAACATGAGGTCGACTCTCTTCCAGTAGTTGAAAAAGAAAACTCCCGTAAGGTTGTCGGAAAGATTACAAAAAATAGAATATTCCAATATTTCGTAGAACAAGGAAACAAAAACAGCTAGGAATTTTTCCCTAGCTGTTTTTTTGCATTGAATTAGAATGTATTGATTCTTTCAAAGCTTGATGTACTTCTTTTTGAGTTTCAATTGTATTTTTAATTGTGCTCTTAAAATTTGCATCCTCAACCTCTGAATCATCATCAGGTTCGTTAGCCATATCATGTTCCATTTCTTCCTCAACTTGTTCTTTTGGAAGCTTGGAATCACGAACAAATAATCCGATAACGCCGTAGGCAATTTTGGCACCCATAAGTGTTATTGCTGAACCTAATAAAATAATTATGATACCAATTACTGTTCTTGTAGCAATAGCTTCGCCTAATACGGCCAAGGCTAATACTGGTGCAAGAGCAGGTTTTACCAAGAAAATAAGTGAAGCTTGAACAACTCCAACTTCGTCCATTGCGACAAAGTATAATCCAAAAGCAGCTCCAGTAACTAAGACTGAAATGTATAAAATAAGTGGCAATGTTGACCAACTGATTCCTTGGAAAAATGGAATGTTAACAAACTCGCTGTAATGACTTGGGATAACTGAAGCAATTGGTGTATGACTAATTCCCATCAAAATTGCAAGTTCCCCTGCACCGAACAAGAATGACAGACATGTCATAGTCAGTGCGTTAATTCCAATTTTGTGACTGTGAACCCGGGACATAACTCCATAAACACCAAAGATGATCGAAGATAATAATCCTAAGGTGATACCAATTGGATTTTTCAAATGGAATGGATCGATAATTACGAGCAATCCAATTAACGTTAATACAAGTGCAAAGATATTAGTTCTAGATAATTTTTCATGTAAAAAGATAAATCCAATTATCAAACCAAAGATTGGATTGGCGCTTAACATGATGGCAACGATTGAAGCGTCTGTCATCTGAATTGATAATTGATAAAGCGACATACTGACAACAACAATGACAAATCCAGTCGCTGCACAACGTAGCAAGTCTGATCTTGATAACAAGATACTGTGTTTTCTCAAATATGACCATGCGAATGGCAACAGTGCTAGCCCACCTATCAAGAATCGAATGAAGTTCAATTCGATTGGGTTGAAGGTTCCCCCGGCGATTTTCAGTGCTATTTCCATCGAACTAAATAAGAAAGTCGGTATAAGAATTAATAGTATCGATTTGATTTTCAAAACTTAAAAGCATCCCCAATTTTTTGTTAGTTATGTATTTTAGTTTACTCCTTTTTGATGGTTGCTTGTGTGATTAGCGGAGGTTATTTTATGAAACCGTTTTAAAGATGTGGGAGTTTGGTTGGAAGTTCACTGCCGTCCTCCGGGTAGTTTCGGCGGGGGCTGGAACGCTGTGATGCGATTTTGAGCTTTTGCAAGTACGGCAAAATCTCAAAACTCGCATTTCTTGTAAACGAGCCCTATGGCTCGTCAACAAGAACTCCACGGCTGAGCCCCCGGCGAAACTACCCTGCGGACTTTACTTCCATCTGAACTCTAATCTTGTAAAACGGACATAAAATCCAGTACTAATTACGTCGATTTGGTTTATATGCACTAGTATTGGTTTTTATTTTTTTTTTGATTGGCATATCTTATCCAAAGACCAAAGAATAAGAAATAAGATTACTAGCTAACCGATTTAGAATTTTATTTCTGTATGCAAATTTGCATTATAGATTGCCAATGAAAAATACGTGATGTATCAAATCATACTTATTCAACACTTAATCGAATTATAAACGACCAACAAAAATATGATCTCTATCCCACCAAACACGGCAAGTTTGAGCATTACTAGCCTGGAGGTGGAGTACGAGGGGTGCTCAGCCGGCAAATTTCTCTTAGTCGACGAAGTCGACTTAGTGAAAGACTCAGTTCCAAGACTTCCCGAACCTTGGAAGGCTTGGAATGATGTCGCCAGCGTTCCAGCCCCCTCGTACGGAACCTCCAGGCGGCAGTGAACCCAACCACCCAACAACAAAAAAAGCGAGCCGACTAAAGTCGACCCGCAATCATACTATATTTTAAACCTTACGATGTTTTCTGAAGTACATCATAAATACGATAAATCCAGCAAGAATAATACCAATAATAGTAGCGATAGTATTCTCAGTATTACCAGTCTGAGGATACTTGCCCTTTGATGGAGTCTTCAATGACTCTTTAATTGTAGATCCTGGCATTGAAGTTGATGGATATGTTGGTTCTAGAATTCCGCCTGTGCCTGGTTCACCTGGTTTAACTGGTTCTGTTACTCCGGGTTCTGGACCTGGTTCAGGTTGTGGTTCTGGTGTTGGTTCGGGCTCTGTAACGGGTGGAGTTACTTCGGCCTTGTCTTTTGCAGTAACATTGGTTGCTTCGTTGGCTGTGATTGTAACGGTAATTGGTGTTGTATCAAGCTCATAGCCTTCTGGTGCAATCTTTTCGACTAAGGTGTATGTTCCTGGTGCTAAATCTTGTAAATCGATAATACCTTTTTCATCAGTTGTTAGATCATCTTTTACCACGGTACCTTCGGAATCTTTGAGTGTGTATACGGCGCCTGGTAAAGTTGTTGTGTCTTTATCGGAGTCAACTTTTACCAAGTTTAATGTACCAGTACCTGGGTCAACGATTGCTACTTTGTCAGTTGCGGTGAATTTTGTTACTTCACCAGGCGTGATATCAATCTTAATTGGTGTTGTATCAAGTTCGTAGCCTTCTGGAGCTGTCTTTTCGACTAAAGTGTACGAACCTGACTCTAAGTCTGGAAGAAAAATCTTTCCGTTGGCATCTGTAGTTACATCTTCTGTAACTGTTTTGCCGCTGGCATCAAGAAGTGTGTAAACTGCTCCGGGTAATGGAGCTTTGGTCTCTGCATCCTCTTTGATTAACATCAAGCTACCAGTGCTATCTTCATCTTCAACTTCTCTGGTATCTTGAGCAGTGACTTGAACTTGAGTTGTTGATCCAGGGTAAATCTTGAACGGAATTGGATCGAGATTCTCTGTGTATCCTTCAGGACTGCTAGTTTCAACGAAACTATAATCACCCGAGTGCAATCGACTTAAGTTTATTGCTCCCATTGAATCTGTGACAAGTCCACTTTGGATTACATCTCCGGTTGCATCAAGCAAATCATAGGTGGCCCCGGGTACCAGAATGGCATTATCTTCAGAATCAACTTTTGTTAACTTAACGCTACCAACAGCTGTTCCTGTCCCTGTACCTTGACCACTCCAAGTAATTGCTGATCCAACTTCTTTTGTGACGACACCAGCAACAACCATTTGTGCGTTGTTTGTCCATTTTGCCGGTACGGCGTTTGGATCGTCAACTTTGACTACGTATTGCATGTTGACAGCTTTATCAACATCTCCGAAGTCAAAAGTTATTTTCTGTCCATCGACTGTAACTTTAGGTGTCAAAAGTCCGCCATCTGGAATGAACTTACCGCCTTCATATGAACCAGTTGGACAATAAGCAGAATATGGAACATAAGATTGACCAGGGCTCAATGTATCAATAACTTGAACATTAGTTAAGCTTGATTCGTCCGGATTAAAGGCAATGTTCCAAGTAAATTCTGTTGGCGCATTATCATTATTCGGATCACGTCCAGAAATCCAACCTACTTTATTCATAACCCAATCTTTCGGATCAACTGAAGTAATTGGATTACTTATCCCTTTGGCATGTAATGTAAGTGTTCCTTTACGATTTTCAATATTTGAATCAAATTGAGCTGTTGCAGTCATGGTACCGGTTGATTCACCAGCTTTAATTGTGAAGACTGCTATTTGTTCATTTTGTTCGTTATAAATTGGAATATTCCTATCTACTAAGGTTGCTAAGCCTTCGGGTAATTCAAATTCTGCTGTGTCACCAATATTTACGTGAACCCCATCAGGAATTTGCCAGTTATACGAAACCGTGTAGTGATCCCATGTATAAAGCGGTCCATTAGGATTTACACTTTCCCCATTGGCATCAGTAATTAAAGCATCCTCACCGGAGGTTCCCGACATAGGAATCTTCGCGGCTTGAGATGTTTGCGAGTTAAATGTTGTCCATGTGAAGATGGCCAGTACTACAGCCACCACGGATAACATTATCGATGAAATTCTGTATTTCATACAAAACCATCTCCCTAAAAATATGGATTGATTTAATCTCTAAATCGAGTCAAGTATATATCCTGGGCGCGCCAGAGGTACATTTTAACAGTCAACGAATAATTCATAAAAAGTATATCTATACAAAATAAAAAAGCCGACTAAAAAGTCGACTTTCGATCACACTACAGGCTGAAGTTTACATTTCAGGTGTAGTTAACTGAATAGCGGTTCATCCTGGTTCAAAATTGGTCAAAACTATTGGGAGATAGCCTTTTCCATAAACCAGTTAGCATATTTGAAATCTTATCACGGCGTGACACAAATCATTCCGAAGTAAGTTGATAATTTTATTTCCGCAACATTTTTCTTAATAAAGATGGGAGGTCTCGTAATTAAGATGTTGTAGTGTCAGTGAGTTTGTCATCGCAGCAGACGATATTTTAAAACAAAGTCACTTTAATAATAAAATAAATATCAGATATTCAGAATCATCGTATTCGCTAAAGTTCTAATATACTTGATCCATTCGTTTGTTAAATCTCGAACTGACTCATCAAGGACAGCAACCTTGATTGGGAGGAATCAATTCTTCGAAGTTGTTAATAAGGGAAATTTGCATCAAGGTGAAATTCAAGCCAGAATTTCGCCAGCGGCAATACTTTCGTATGTGCCAAACTTCCATTAAGTGTTTAAACCGCTAGTAAACTACTTCTTGCTAGTAGAGTAACATTTAATCTTCTAATGTAATTTCCGGCTATGAACGTTAAGCAATTCACATTCAATAGCGTAGACATATAATACCAATCATTAGGCGCTTTCAGTTCTCAATATACATATTATTATTTTCCCATTTTGATACGTTTTCTGATAAATATTAATTTGAATAATATTTCCTAAATGATATTCATAAATTACTTTGAAGAAAGTTTAAATCGGCGTGTTGAATAGTAGGTAATCGCTGACACAAAAATAATCCAAATTGAAATAAATAAATGAATATTAGTTAACAATGAATACGTTGCTCCTGAGACTGATTTATCAAAGAACGAAAGCACTTTGACGTTCATCGCAAAACTCAAAATATAAATGACACTCATATAGATTAGTTGCTGAGAAATATTTCCAACACTAGAAAGCTGATATTTGATTAAAAATGCCCTCTCGCCATTTAAGTTAGGATGCGTATACAAAGAATCATTCAAAATCACATTATCAGCACCTATAAAGATTGCGCACAGTAACAGTCCGAAGAAGTATGTTGGATCCCACATTGTGAAGATAATTCCAATAATTAACACTGGATATCTCCACTCTGTGAACTTTTTCAACAACGTTGGACCAAGCTCAAATCCTACCATGTAAATTACAAATATAATCATAGTTGAATTGAATTTGAATCGTAACGTACTATCAAAAATCGAATAAAGCAGGACGAAGTTCATTACTACACCGCGAGTTAATGCTGCTAAGCTCAGTGGAAAAATTTTTCGGTGAATATCTAATTGAAAATAAATTAAGGTTGCCAAAACAATCACAGCTAACAAACAAATAAGTAAATCCATCACACTAGAGGTATTTGTTAGCCTTGTGTAGCGGATTGAGAACATTAAAATTACGAGTACTACTAGGAATATTAGTGCCAATACTAATTTTGAAGGATTGTGGATACTAATCTTATAGTCACTGTTTGAATAAAAATCAATTTGGCGTTTCATATAAATCCCACCAAACCAGCTAAAGACGAAGACAATTGCCAAAAATCCAAACGCTAAATTCAAAATTTGCATCTTATCTGAAAGATATCCGATTGCAACTAGAATAATCATGGCAACTAATGCGGCCATCCAATGATTTATAGTTATCTTAAAATTCTCATCTAGTTTTCCACGTGACCTCATCGTTAAAAAATATGGCCAGATCCAACTTGATGAAAGTCCTAGGAGTATTCCACCGAGAATTCCAAAAAATGGATTGCCCGCAAACAACATTGATAATGAACCAATAATCCCCGTGACGTTCGAGACGTTTAACATTGTTGCTGCGGTCCAATTTATATAGACAGTTAGCAACATGCCAATACATCTGAATGTATATAGCATTAAAAAAGGCAACGCATAAACTGGATTCCCACTATTTTGGGTATATAACATTAGACAAAAGAAATATGGAATGACCACCCCTGCATTTGCCAACAAATTTAATACGCCAACAGAAAAAGTTTCGAAATTTTGTCGCATAACTATAACCTCACAGTTCGTTACCCTGATTATACGCAAAAAGACGCATGTGTTTATCCATACGTCTTATTTGAATACATCTAAAACATTTTTTACACTTCGATTTATATCATCAGTCTGTGTGACTAAAGTAATGAATGCCGCACCAACAGCTCCATTATTCTTTAACGATTGTAAGTTGGTGTTGTCAATACCACCGATTGCTACGATTGGCACATCACTAATATTCACCATATCTTCCATCAGTTCTAGTCCCATCGGAGCCACTGCATCAGGCTTCGAATTTGTGGAAAATATTGGTCCAGCGCCGATGTAATCGACACGATCTATTTCGTTAGCAATTTCGGTTTGCTCAATGGTCTGACAAGATAGTCCAATCATCATATCCGGATTGGCATCCCGAACCACTTTCGTAATTCGCTCATCTTTTTGTCCAACGTGAACCCCGTCAGCATTTAACTTGTTTGCCAAATCGACATCGTCATCAACAATAAAGGAAATTTGTGCGTTATTACAAATATCACGAAGTATCACACCTAGTTGATAACGCTGCTCATCATTTAGCTTGGATTCACCTTTATCACGATATTGAAAGGCGGTAATTCCGGCAGCGATTGCTTCATTCAATATAGCTGGTAAATCTCGGTCACCAATATCTTGAGTTCCACACACAAAATAAGCTTGAAGCATTTCTGATTTAAATTTCATCGAAGGCACCCTCGGCATTATATGCCCAGTGGTTTAGTGGACCGTGACCATGACCAACTTGAATGGTATTTTTAATTGCTGCCTCAACAAAATCTTTTCCATATAAAATGGCAGATTTCATATCATCGCCTAATGCCAGTCTTGAAACTATCGCAGACGAAATTGTATCGCCCGTTCCGTGGGTTCTGATTGTGTGAACTCTCTTGCTGCTCATCTTGAAACTCTCACCATTTTCCAAAAGCACAACATCACGAACCATTTCTGAATCGCCATGGCCACCTTTGATCAAAACATTTTTGGCTCCCAAATCTTGAATCTTCTTGGCGGCAACGAGCATCCCACTTTGACTTTCAATCTTACTGCCAATCAAACGCTCAGCCTCGGGCATATTTGGTGTAACTAATGTGGCAAGCTTGATCAATTTATTTTTGATAGCATCAATACCTTCATCAGAAAGTAATTGTGAGCCACCTTTAGCAATCATAACTGGATCCAATACGAATGGACCAAAGTCATATTTCTTCAAATTGTCATAAACGACTTCAACATGTTCAGCATCAGCCAACATTCCGGTCTTACAGGCCTTGATTTTGAAATCATCGTTTAATGAAGCAAACTGTTCCGAAATCAATTTTGGAGAAATTGCCTGAAAATTCTGAACACCAATTGTATTTTGCGCCGTCACAGCGACAACCACTGCAGTCGAAAAGACACCACATTCCTGCATTGTCTTCATGTCAGCCATAATACCAGCACCGCCACCACTGTCAGTTCCAGCGATGGTCAATGCTTGTGGAAAGCTATTTACATCATTCATCATATTTCCCCCATCTCTTTATATCTTCAGTATTAATCGTATAAAGTTGATCAAGTAAACGTGTTGAAAAGGCAGCAGGTCCAATATTTGGTGTTTCTGTCATTACTAGTTCTCCAGCTAATCCAAAAATAAGACATGCCATCTTGGCACCTTCAAAATAGTTACCATCAGAAACAGCTGCGAATACTGCGATAATAGATGAAAGCATATCGCCAGTACCCACTCTTGTTGTAAAAATCTTATTTCCGTTAAACGTGTGTGAAATTAGGTCTCTAGTGGCAATTGTGTCAGTGACACCAGTTACGACTGTTACGCAATCAAACTTTTTCGAACAGGCTTTGGCAATTTCATCGACGGACTTAGTTTGCCCCTCATCGATTGAATCAATACCTTTGGCGGACCATGAAACTCCAACTAAACTGGCAATCTCACCAGCATTACCACGAATAATCGTTGGCTTGGCTACTTTGAATAAGTCCTCAACGAATGCCAATCGTTCTGGTACTGCTCCGATTCCGACTGGATCAAGTACAACTGGCTTGTTGAAATCTAATGCTAGTTTCAACAGATCTTTGCTAAGCTCATTTTGACGTTCGTCGAGCGTCCCGATGTTGATGCAGACGCCACTTGCCATCTGGGCAAGGGTCTTCAACTCTGCATCGTAATTTGTCATTAATGGAGACGCTCCAATGGCGCTAATTCCATTGGCGACATCACTTTGAGTAACTGAATTCGCAATATTTAAAATCATCGGATTGTCAGTTCTAACTTTTTGCAATAAATCGAGTTTCATCGTAAATTCCTCCAAAAGTACAAAAAAAGCCACGGTTCTAATCGTAGGATTAAGAATCGTGGCATAAGTTTGCCCAGATTATCGCACTTTCCTACGCAAGCATTAACTCACAGGTTCAAAGGGATCGGCATAGCCGTCTCAGTCTCTCTCGAAACACCCCTAGTGCTAAAGTATGATTTAAGTTTATCATGAAATTATTTAAAAATATAATATTTGGCGCAGATTTATTTTACACCCAATGCTTTGAATGCTGCATCTTCAATCGAATCATAAAAAATAACTGTAAATGCTCCCAATAATTCTGAAGGAACTGACCCTAAATCAGCAGCAGAAGTGTTAGGAATTAATATTTTCTTAGCACCTGAATCCAGTGCAACTTGCAAAGTATCTGCAAGATTATCAAGCTTCACCAGTGAACCACCAATTGTATGTTCGCCAAGAATAACCAAACTATCTAAAGTAGACTTACTCATTGAAATCGATACTAAGGCAATGTATGTAGCAAGTGACAATCTGCTGGTCATCTCACTATTATTCAGATTTACTGCATTTACCACATAATCATGAGTGGTTAAACTGATGCTTGAACTAACGGATTTTGAATTAGCTTTCAAATACTTGTATGCAGTATCCATGGCTTCCGATGCTTTATGATTTCCAGAGATCCCAGTTTTTTCAAATTTACCATTTCCGGCTATCATCTGAGTTTCAATTTTGAATAAACTCAATCGTTCATTTTTGTCATAGGTAACAGTATAAACTTGACCTGGTTTTTCTGTACCCTCGGGAATTAAACTATTGGATCCCTGCTCAGGCACTGAGACATAATGTTCCTCAAATGTTTCATTGTCGATGTACGAAAAATTAATGTCAAAAAATTCCATTCCACCAATTTTCTTTAATTGCTCTTTAACTCGCCGACGAAGTTCTAATGCAAACTCCAAAGCTTCTTGAACTTCGGGTTTGCCATATTCGCCATTTGGATATAGCAACTTCAACATGCCGGAGGTAGTCTTTCTAACAGCTATAGTGTCCCTCTGATTGAGTTGGCCACCCAACTTGAAGTATTTATCTATGGCATCGGAAAATGACTGCTTACGCAATTCTCGCATGATTTCAGCAAAGTAATCAGTTATTAATCCATATCCTTTTGTAAAGAATGATGGTTTGTATTTTGGAATTTCCCAACCAGGGATATAGGCATGAATCCTATCAAGAAATGCAGAATCAGTCGCCATAACCTCAGGAAATGGTTCAAACAAGTTAGAAGTTCGCATCACAACGTCAATGCTCTGATTAATATTACCGACAAAAACCATTGCTGCACTAGCTTGGATTTCATCCTTACCACGGGCAAATGATCCAGATGCCATGTAATCCTTCATGATTTGGACGCCATCTTTATCCTTGAAAGTGATACCAGCAACCTCATCAAAAGCGACGATATCCCACATTCCTACTAGTCCAACTTGTCTACGACCCATGTTGTAGAACAAATTTGCAACGGTCGTTTGTCCACCAGAAACTAAAATCGAATTTGGTGATAATTCTTTATAAACATGAGATTTACCAGTTCCACGGGGCCCAAGCTCAACCACATTATAATTATTTTCCACAAACGGTATTAACCTTGCCAAAAACAACCATTTTTCACGCTTTGAAAATTGTGTTGGTTCCATACCAATAGTACGTAAAATCAAATCCGTCCACTCATCCGTAGTGAACTCCGATCTAGCTTTATAAACTTCTGGCATATTTAAATCTGCGACTTGAATAGGTGTCAATGAGTCAACGACAAATGGAGATTCATTTTTATTATTCTCATCATAAGCATATCTCAAGCGAACAATGGACCAAATTCCTCCGCCAAGTAATCTTTCAAAGTCTTGAGGATATCTGCTGTCAACCGGCACTCCATCGATTCCTAGATTACTAAACAAGGCTTCATATCGATCAGCGTGTTCATTCAAATGAACAGTTAGTTTGTCGATTACAGTATATGAGCCAAGTTC encodes:
- the thiD gene encoding bifunctional hydroxymethylpyrimidine kinase/phosphomethylpyrimidine kinase, with translation MNDVNSFPQALTIAGTDSGGGAGIMADMKTMQECGVFSTAVVVAVTAQNTIGVQNFQAISPKLISEQFASLNDDFKIKACKTGMLADAEHVEVVYDNLKKYDFGPFVLDPVMIAKGGSQLLSDEGIDAIKNKLIKLATLVTPNMPEAERLIGSKIESQSGMLVAAKKIQDLGAKNVLIKGGHGDSEMVRDVVLLENGESFKMSSKRVHTIRTHGTGDTISSAIVSRLALGDDMKSAILYGKDFVEAAIKNTIQVGHGHGPLNHWAYNAEGAFDEI
- the thiM gene encoding hydroxyethylthiazole kinase, which produces MKLDLLQKVRTDNPMILNIANSVTQSDVANGISAIGASPLMTNYDAELKTLAQMASGVCINIGTLDERQNELSKDLLKLALDFNKPVVLDPVGIGAVPERLAFVEDLFKVAKPTIIRGNAGEIASLVGVSWSAKGIDSIDEGQTKSVDEIAKACSKKFDCVTVVTGVTDTIATRDLISHTFNGNKIFTTRVGTGDMLSSIIAVFAAVSDGNYFEGAKMACLIFGLAGELVMTETPNIGPAAFSTRLLDQLYTINTEDIKRWGKYDE
- the brxL gene encoding protease Lon-related BREX system protein BrxL codes for the protein MTDSNSNEATNDVLLDKLIKTLPGKFVRKDLTNRIKEGANVPTYVLEYLLGMYANSTDEAQIERGVENVKKTLANNYVRPDEAEKVKSKIRELGSYTVIDKLTVHLNEHADRYEALFSNLGIDGVPVDSRYPQDFERLLGGGIWSIVRLRYAYDENNKNESPFVVDSLTPIQVADLNMPEVYKARSEFTTDEWTDLILRTIGMEPTQFSKREKWLFLARLIPFVENNYNVVELGPRGTGKSHVYKELSPNSILVSGGQTTVANLFYNMGRRQVGLVGMWDIVAFDEVAGITFKDKDGVQIMKDYMASGSFARGKDEIQASAAMVFVGNINQSIDVVMRTSNLFEPFPEVMATDSAFLDRIHAYIPGWEIPKYKPSFFTKGYGLITDYFAEIMRELRKQSFSDAIDKYFKLGGQLNQRDTIAVRKTTSGMLKLLYPNGEYGKPEVQEALEFALELRRRVKEQLKKIGGMEFFDINFSYIDNETFEEHYVSVPEQGSNSLIPEGTEKPGQVYTVTYDKNERLSLFKIETQMIAGNGKFEKTGISGNHKASEAMDTAYKYLKANSKSVSSSISLTTHDYVVNAVNLNNSEMTSRLSLATYIALVSISMSKSTLDSLVILGEHTIGGSLVKLDNLADTLQVALDSGAKKILIPNTSAADLGSVPSELLGAFTVIFYDSIEDAAFKALGVK